From a region of the Microcebus murinus isolate Inina chromosome 23, M.murinus_Inina_mat1.0, whole genome shotgun sequence genome:
- the LOC105854833 gene encoding major histocompatibility complex class I-related protein 1 isoform X2: MPIQFKESRKRTTLVGMTVLLLPVITALTVKHSDARTHSLRYFRLGVSDPGQGLPEFISVGYVDSHPITTYDSVTRRKEPKAPWMAEKLSPDHWDRYTQLLRGWQHASLLELRNLQRRYNHSGPHTYQRMIGCEMLEDGSATGFLQYAYDGQDFLVFNKDTLSWIAVDNVAHVTKQAWEANRHELQYQKNWLEEECVAWLKRFLEYGNATLQRTEPPLVRINRKEMFPGITTLFCKAHGFYPPEISMVWRKNGEEIVQEMDSGDILPSGDGTYQTWVSIELDPQSSDFYSCHVEHCGLHMVIQESESIPLVMKAVSGSIVLAIVLAGVGLLAWRRRPREQKRVIYLPALDR; encoded by the exons GGACTCACTCTCTGAGATATTTCCGCCTGGGCGTGTCAGATCCTGGCCAGGGGCTACCTGAGTTTATTTCTGTTGGCTATGTGGACTCTCACCCTATCACCACGTATGACAGCGTCACTCGGCGGAAGGAGCCAAAGGCCCCGTGGATGGCGGAGAAGCTCTCGCCCGATCACTGGGACAGGTACACGCAGCTGCTGAGGGGCTGGCAGCACGCGTCCCTGCTGGAACTGAGGAACCTGCAGAGGCGCTACAACCACTCAG GGCCTCACACCTACCAGAGGATGATCGGCTGCGAGATGCTGGAGGACGGAAGCGCCACGGGATTCCTCCAGTATGCGTATGACGGGCAGGATTTCCTAGTCTTCAACAAGGACACCCTCTCCTGGATAGCCGTGGATAACGTGGCCCACGTCACCAAGCAGGCGTGGGAGGCCAATCGGCATGAGTTACAGTATCAGAAGAATTGGCTGGAAGAAGAATGCGTTGCCTGGCTAAAGAGATTCCTGGAGTATGGCAATGCCACCCTCCAAAGAACAG agCCCCCATTGGTCAGAATAAATCGCAAAGAAATGTTTCCAGGGATTACAACTCTCTTCTGCAAAGCTCATGGCTTTTATCCCCCGGAAATTTCCATGGTCTGGAGGAAGAATGGAGAAGAAATTGTCCAAGAAATGGATTCTGGAGACATTCTTCCCAGTGGGGATGGAACTTATCAGACGTGGGTTTCAATTGAGCTGGATCCTCAGAGCAGTGACTTTTACTCCTGTCATGTGGAGCACTGTGGCCTCCACATGGTTATTCAAG AATCGGAAAGTATCCCTTTGGTGATGAAAGCTGTCTCTGGGTCCATTGTTCTCGCCATTGTCCTGGCTGGCGTTGGTCTTCTAGCCTGGAGAAGAAGGCCCCGAG AGCAAAAGAGAGTCATCTACCTTCCTGCACTAGATCGATGA
- the IER5 gene encoding immediate early response gene 5 protein, translating into MEFKLEAHRIVSISLGKIYNSRVQRGGIKLHKNLLVSLVLRSARQVYLSDPCPGLYLAGPAGTPAPPPQQPGEPAAGPPAGWGEPPPPAARAAWPETEPQPERAAVPAAPWVGGAEPAATVTGAADALQGRDADAAEAAWSRVEGPREAAARGAGSPAGGSDVFPEGPRAARRPCACGSGGEDQRGAAAAAPGADCRCAPRPAVDESPAPPAVCPRKRGAAGAGGGPAGCQAPGSTPLKKPRRNLEEQPGRGEDDDAEEMETGNVANLISIFGSSFSGLLRKSPGGGREEEEGEESGPEAAEPGQICCDKRVLRDINPWSTAIVAF; encoded by the coding sequence ATGGAGTTCAAGCTGGAGGCTCACCGCATCGTCAGCATCTCCCTCGGCAAGATCTACAACTCGCGGGTGCAGCGTGGCGGCATCAAGCTACACAAGAACCTCCTGGTCTCGCTGGTGCTGCGCAGCGCCCGTCAGGTCTACCTGAGTGACCCCTGCCCCGGTCTCTACCTGGCCGGCCCCGCGGGGACGCCGGCGCCACCGCCGCAGCAGCCCGGGGAGCCGGCGGCCGGACCCCCCGCCGGCTGGGGGGAGCCGCCTCCGCCGGCCGCCCGCGCCGCCTGGCCGGAGACCGAGCCGCAGCCCGAGCGCGCCGCGGTGCCCGCCGCGCCGTGGGTTGGGGGCGCGGAGCCGGCGGCCACGGTGACCGGAGCCGCGGACGCTCTTCAAGGCAGAGACGCGGACGCGGCGGAAGCCGCCTGGAGCCGCGTGGAAGGACCGCGCGAGGCGGCCGCCAGAGGAGCCGGGAGCCCCGCCGGGGGCTCGGACGTCTTCCCCGAGGGGCCTCGGGCAGCGCGCCGCCCCTGTGCCTGCGGCTCAGGAGGGGAGGACCAGCGGGGCGCGGCGGCCGCGGCCCCGGGCGCTGACTGCCGCTGCGCGCCACGGCCCGCCGTGGACGAGtcccccgcgccgcccgccgtgTGCCCCAGGAAGcgcggcgcggcgggggcgggcggcggccCCGCGGGCTGCCAGGCGCCCGGCTCGACCCCGCTGAAGAAGCCCCGCCGGAACTTGGAGGAGCAGCCGGGCCGGGGAGAGGACGACGACGCGGAGGAGATGGAGACCGGTAACGTGGCTAACCTCATTAGCATCTTCGGTTCCAGCTTCTCCGGACTCTTGCGCAAGAGCCCCGGCGGCggcagggaggaagaagagggagaggagagcgGTCCGGAAGCCGCGGAGCCCGGGCAGATCTGCTGCGATAAGCGGGTGCTGAGAGACATTAACCCTTGGAGCACAGCCATCGTGGCCTTCTGA
- the LOC105854833 gene encoding major histocompatibility complex class I-related protein 1 isoform X1 translates to MPIQFKESRKRTTLVGMTVLLLPVITALTVKHSDARTHSLRYFRLGVSDPGQGLPEFISVGYVDSHPITTYDSVTRRKEPKAPWMAEKLSPDHWDRYTQLLRGWQHASLLELRNLQRRYNHSDPPRLACVPGPHTYQRMIGCEMLEDGSATGFLQYAYDGQDFLVFNKDTLSWIAVDNVAHVTKQAWEANRHELQYQKNWLEEECVAWLKRFLEYGNATLQRTEPPLVRINRKEMFPGITTLFCKAHGFYPPEISMVWRKNGEEIVQEMDSGDILPSGDGTYQTWVSIELDPQSSDFYSCHVEHCGLHMVIQESESIPLVMKAVSGSIVLAIVLAGVGLLAWRRRPREQKRVIYLPALDR, encoded by the exons GGACTCACTCTCTGAGATATTTCCGCCTGGGCGTGTCAGATCCTGGCCAGGGGCTACCTGAGTTTATTTCTGTTGGCTATGTGGACTCTCACCCTATCACCACGTATGACAGCGTCACTCGGCGGAAGGAGCCAAAGGCCCCGTGGATGGCGGAGAAGCTCTCGCCCGATCACTGGGACAGGTACACGCAGCTGCTGAGGGGCTGGCAGCACGCGTCCCTGCTGGAACTGAGGAACCTGCAGAGGCGCTACAACCACTCAG ACCCTCCCCGGCTCGCGTGTGTTCCAGGGCCTCACACCTACCAGAGGATGATCGGCTGCGAGATGCTGGAGGACGGAAGCGCCACGGGATTCCTCCAGTATGCGTATGACGGGCAGGATTTCCTAGTCTTCAACAAGGACACCCTCTCCTGGATAGCCGTGGATAACGTGGCCCACGTCACCAAGCAGGCGTGGGAGGCCAATCGGCATGAGTTACAGTATCAGAAGAATTGGCTGGAAGAAGAATGCGTTGCCTGGCTAAAGAGATTCCTGGAGTATGGCAATGCCACCCTCCAAAGAACAG agCCCCCATTGGTCAGAATAAATCGCAAAGAAATGTTTCCAGGGATTACAACTCTCTTCTGCAAAGCTCATGGCTTTTATCCCCCGGAAATTTCCATGGTCTGGAGGAAGAATGGAGAAGAAATTGTCCAAGAAATGGATTCTGGAGACATTCTTCCCAGTGGGGATGGAACTTATCAGACGTGGGTTTCAATTGAGCTGGATCCTCAGAGCAGTGACTTTTACTCCTGTCATGTGGAGCACTGTGGCCTCCACATGGTTATTCAAG AATCGGAAAGTATCCCTTTGGTGATGAAAGCTGTCTCTGGGTCCATTGTTCTCGCCATTGTCCTGGCTGGCGTTGGTCTTCTAGCCTGGAGAAGAAGGCCCCGAG AGCAAAAGAGAGTCATCTACCTTCCTGCACTAGATCGATGA